The Dendropsophus ebraccatus isolate aDenEbr1 chromosome 3, aDenEbr1.pat, whole genome shotgun sequence genome includes a region encoding these proteins:
- the HPD gene encoding 4-hydroxyphenylpyruvate dioxygenase isoform X1 produces the protein MTSYTDKGEKHEQGRFLSFHSITLWVSNAKQAASFYCNKFGFEPLAYKGLETGSRELVTHVVKQGKIIFLFVSPLTPGNEEFGAHLEKHGDGVKDVAFEVENCDFLVEKAKERGAVIVKEPWIEEDKYGRVKLAVIQTYGDTTHTLVEKLDYNGIFLPGFHPPLFMDPLLPKLPSGKLNFIDHVVGNQSDNEMVPIADWYQKNLLFHRFWSVDDKQLHTDFSALRSIVVANYEETIKMPINEPATGKRKSQIQEYVEYYGGPGVQHIALNTSDIVGAITNLKERGLEFMSVPSTYYQTLREQLQTAKIQVKENLDKLEELKILVDYDEKGYLLQIFTKPVQDRPTLFLEIIQRHNHQGFGAGNFKSLFEAIELDQAARGNLTVLTPNGEIESL, from the exons ATG ACATCATATACTGACAAAGGAGAAAAG CATGAACAAGGACGATTTCTCAGTTTTCACTCCATTACGCTTTGGGTCAGCAATGCAAAACAG GCTGCTTCTTTTTACTGCAATAAATTTGGATTTGAGCCTTTGGCTTACAAGGGTTTGGAGACTGGAAGTCGGGAGTTAGTTACCCATGTCGTGAAACAAGGCAAG ATCATATTCCTCTTTGTGTCTCCACTTACTCCAGGAAATGAAG aatTTGGAGCCCACTTAGAGAAACATGGCGATGGTGTGAAAGATGTAGCATTTGAAGTTGAAAACTGTGACTTTCTTGTTGAG AAAGCCAAAGAAAGGGGAGCAGTAATAGTAAAGGAGCCCTGGATTGAAGAAGATAAATATGGAAGAGTGAAACTTGCAGTCATTCAGACG TATGGAGATACAACACACACACTGGTGGAGAAACTGGATTACAACGGCATCTTCTTACCAGGGTTTCATCCTCCATTATTTATGGATCCTTTGCTCCCGAAGCT GCCCAGCGGCAAACTGAACTTTATTGACCATGTGGTGGGAAATCAGTCTGATAATGAGATGGTCCCAATTGCTGACTG GTACCAGAAAAATCTTTTGTTTCACCGCTTTTGGTCCGTAGATGACAAACAACTTCACACAGACTTTAGCGCGCTACGTTCTATTGTAGTTGCCAATTATGAGGAAACCATCAAGATGCCCATAAATGAGCCGGCAACGGGAAAGAGGAAATCTCAGATTCAG GAATATGTTGAATATTATGGTGGCCCTGGGGTTCAACACATTGCCCTGAACACTTCAGATATCGTAGGTGCG ATAACTAACTTAAAGGAAAGGGGCTTGGAGTTTATGTCCGTCCCGTCCACTTATTATCAGACCCTGCGGGAACAACTGCAGACAGCAAAAATACAAGTAAAAGAGAACCTGGATAAGCTGGAG GAGCTGAAGATCTTGGTGGATTATGATGAGAAGGGTTACCTGCTGCAGATTTTTACTAAACCTGTCCAAGACAGACCAACACTGTTCCTTGAAATCATTCAACGTCATAACCACCAG GGCTTTGGCGCTGGAAACTTCAAGTCACTGTTTGAAGCTATTGAACTGGACCAGGCGGCCCGAGGAAACCTCACTGTTCTAACTCCAAATGGGGAAATAGAAAGCCTATAG
- the HPD gene encoding 4-hydroxyphenylpyruvate dioxygenase isoform X2, translating to MAEHTSRPGSLFRPGSGWGLEQQYTATSDNPRYILENPFITISQILTPHNTSNLEFGAHLEKHGDGVKDVAFEVENCDFLVEKAKERGAVIVKEPWIEEDKYGRVKLAVIQTYGDTTHTLVEKLDYNGIFLPGFHPPLFMDPLLPKLPSGKLNFIDHVVGNQSDNEMVPIADWYQKNLLFHRFWSVDDKQLHTDFSALRSIVVANYEETIKMPINEPATGKRKSQIQEYVEYYGGPGVQHIALNTSDIVGAITNLKERGLEFMSVPSTYYQTLREQLQTAKIQVKENLDKLEELKILVDYDEKGYLLQIFTKPVQDRPTLFLEIIQRHNHQGFGAGNFKSLFEAIELDQAARGNLTVLTPNGEIESL from the exons atggctgagcacacgtcacgacctgggtccctgttcagaccaggaagcggctggggactggagcagcagtataCGGCCACCAGCGATAACCCTAGATAtatcctggaaaatccctttattaCAATTTCCCAAATTCTCACCCCTCATAACACTTCAAATCTAG aatTTGGAGCCCACTTAGAGAAACATGGCGATGGTGTGAAAGATGTAGCATTTGAAGTTGAAAACTGTGACTTTCTTGTTGAG AAAGCCAAAGAAAGGGGAGCAGTAATAGTAAAGGAGCCCTGGATTGAAGAAGATAAATATGGAAGAGTGAAACTTGCAGTCATTCAGACG TATGGAGATACAACACACACACTGGTGGAGAAACTGGATTACAACGGCATCTTCTTACCAGGGTTTCATCCTCCATTATTTATGGATCCTTTGCTCCCGAAGCT GCCCAGCGGCAAACTGAACTTTATTGACCATGTGGTGGGAAATCAGTCTGATAATGAGATGGTCCCAATTGCTGACTG GTACCAGAAAAATCTTTTGTTTCACCGCTTTTGGTCCGTAGATGACAAACAACTTCACACAGACTTTAGCGCGCTACGTTCTATTGTAGTTGCCAATTATGAGGAAACCATCAAGATGCCCATAAATGAGCCGGCAACGGGAAAGAGGAAATCTCAGATTCAG GAATATGTTGAATATTATGGTGGCCCTGGGGTTCAACACATTGCCCTGAACACTTCAGATATCGTAGGTGCG ATAACTAACTTAAAGGAAAGGGGCTTGGAGTTTATGTCCGTCCCGTCCACTTATTATCAGACCCTGCGGGAACAACTGCAGACAGCAAAAATACAAGTAAAAGAGAACCTGGATAAGCTGGAG GAGCTGAAGATCTTGGTGGATTATGATGAGAAGGGTTACCTGCTGCAGATTTTTACTAAACCTGTCCAAGACAGACCAACACTGTTCCTTGAAATCATTCAACGTCATAACCACCAG GGCTTTGGCGCTGGAAACTTCAAGTCACTGTTTGAAGCTATTGAACTGGACCAGGCGGCCCGAGGAAACCTCACTGTTCTAACTCCAAATGGGGAAATAGAAAGCCTATAG